In Cryptomeria japonica chromosome 10, Sugi_1.0, whole genome shotgun sequence, a genomic segment contains:
- the LOC131027152 gene encoding transcription factor MYB1 — protein MGRAPCCSKDADLNRGAWTAEEDMILSEYIAIHGDGGWRSLPQKAGLKRCGKSCRLRWLNYLHPHINRGNISQDEEELIIRMHGLLGNRWSLIAGRLPGRTDNQIKNYWNTRLSKKLHNNGSTANKTEKLNTKFKSPSCPEDQNMSEVIPVKATAVRVAKGLSNQGFMIDSQVIRDSNSWHDLLVDESTTDHDLQFVGYKFADSSLEINGQSSSDSLGLLNSPDCNLFSPVHFSMNFRVEEFKEGMMNVLKQEHDDLESNVQQQWSFTVCDEQGIEEIYNNCWVGEF, from the exons ATGGGTAGGGCTCCTTGCTGTTCCAAAGATGCAGACCTCAATCGTGGGGCCTGGACTGCTGAGGAAGATATGATCTTGAGTGAATACATAGCAATTCATGGCGATGGTGGATGGAGATCTCTCCCACAAAAAGCAG GGCTCAAGCGATGTGGCAAGAGTTGCAGATTGCGTTGGTTGAATTATCTCCATCCTCATATTAATCGTGGAAACATTTCTCAAGACGAAGAGGAGCTCATTATTAGAATGCATGGACTCCTTGGCAACCG GTGGTCACTGATAGCTGGTCGACTACCTGGTCGGACAGACAACCAAATCAAGAATTACTGGAACACTCGTCTGAGCAAGAAGCTGCACAACAATGGGTCTACTGCAAACAAAACAGAAAAACTGAAcaccaaattcaaatctccatCTTGCCCAGAGGATCAAAATATGTCAGAAGTCATTCCTGTGAAAGCAACTGCAGTGAGAGTTGCAAAAGGCCTCAGCAATCAAGGCTTCATGATTGATTCACAAGTCATAAGGGACTCCAACTCATGGCATGATTTGCTGGTGGATGAATCGACTACAGACCATGATCTACAATTTGTCGGCTACAAATTTGCTGATTCTTCCCTGGAAATCAATGGACAAAGTTCTTCAGATTCTCTTGGGTTACTGAATTCTCCTGACTGTAATCTATTCTCTCCAGTTCATTTTTCCATGAATTTCAGAGTGGAAGAGTTCAAAGAGGGTATGATGAATGTTCTGAAACAAGAACATGATGATCTTGAGAGTAACGTGCAACAACAATGGAGTTTTACAGTATGTGATGAGCAAGGGATTGAAGAAATATACAATAACTGCTGGGTGGGTGAATTTTAA
- the LOC131027140 gene encoding transcription factor MYB3-like — MVRGPCYKNLNRRAWTAQEDLLLSEYIKVHGDCGWNSLPQKAGLKRCGKSCRLRWLNYLRPHIKRGNISQDEEELIIRLHRLLGNRWSLIAGRLPGRTDNEIKNYWNTHLSRKLANAESIAPNHQKINSIKSTSHLENLHIPLKTTDVRIAGVNESKSTPYPLSVNQAFRFPGDAAKNINTSKSWCELFVEELMADSDLEFVDSTTTINCVETESPSMQVIVQRPPFCMPSLIGHQFLHSQHSAENKVNTSKKTLFSNEMTSPHENLLLPSLDLAKNFGDQDLEGKLTNELN, encoded by the exons ATGGTTAGGGGTCCTTGCTATAAAAACCTCAACCGCCGGGCCTGGACTGCCCAAGAAGATTTGCTTTTGTCTGAATATATCAAAGTTCATGGAGATTGTGGATGGAACTCTCTCCCACAAAAAGCAG GCCTAAAACGGTGTGGGAAAAGTTGCAGATTGCGTTGGCTGAATTATCTACGTCCTCATATTAAGCGTGGAAACATTTCCCAGGATGAGGAAGAGCTCATTATTAGACTGCATCGACTCCTTGGAAATAG GTGGTCACTAATAGCTGGTCGATTGCCTGGCCGAACAGACAATGAAATCAAGAATTACTGGAATACTCATCTGAGTAGAAAGCTGGCAAACGCTGAATCTATCGCTCCCAATCACCAAAAAATCAATTCTATCAAATCTACTTCTCATCTAGAAAATCTTCACATTCCTTTGAAAACAACTGATGTGAGAATTGCAGGCGTTAATGAAAGTAAAAGTACTCCTTATCCTCTCTCAGTTAATCAAGCCTTCAGATTTCCTGGTGATGCTGCAAAAAATATCAACACCTCCAAATCATGGTGTGAGTTGTTCGTGGAAGAATTGATGGCAGATAGTGATCTTGAGTTTGTTGACAGTACAACGACGATTAATTGTGTTGAGACTGAATCTCCTTCCATGCAAGTTATTGTACAACGTCCTCCTTTTTGCATGCCCAGTTTAATTGGCCACCAATTTCTTCATTCCCAACATTCTGCAGAGAATAAAGTGAATACATCTAAGAAGACATTGTTTTCCAACGaaatgacttctccccatgaaaatCTTCTTTTACCTTCACTAGA